A genomic stretch from Psychrilyobacter piezotolerans includes:
- the trpS gene encoding tryptophan--tRNA ligase, whose amino-acid sequence MKKIISGIQPSGILHIGNYFGAIQQFIKFQEENDCLFFVADYHALTSSTDADALRKNTRDVVLDYLALGVDPAKASIFIQSHVPEHTELMWILSNLTPMALLERGHSFKDKSARGISSNTGLFTYPVLMAADILMYDVDMVPVGKDQKQHLEMTRDIATKFNEKYTEIFKLPEPMIVESTAVVPGVDGAKMSKSYGNTIDMFASKKILKKQVMSIVTDSTPLEDPKDPDNNVTTLYKLFATPEKLEEMKEKFRAGNYGYGHAKKELLEAVLEHFAEARTRREELVANPEYVDKILAEGAKKAQAIAKAKMVEVKKAVGLI is encoded by the coding sequence ATGAAAAAAATAATATCAGGAATACAGCCAAGCGGGATCTTACATATAGGAAACTATTTTGGTGCAATACAACAATTCATCAAATTCCAGGAAGAAAACGACTGTCTGTTCTTCGTAGCAGATTACCATGCTCTTACATCTTCTACAGATGCAGATGCACTGCGTAAAAACACCAGGGATGTAGTTTTAGACTACTTGGCATTAGGAGTAGACCCTGCAAAGGCCAGTATCTTTATCCAGTCCCATGTACCGGAACATACAGAGCTTATGTGGATTTTATCAAATCTTACTCCTATGGCTCTTTTAGAGAGAGGTCATTCATTTAAGGATAAGAGTGCTCGTGGAATCTCTTCCAACACAGGGTTATTTACATACCCGGTATTGATGGCGGCAGATATCTTAATGTACGATGTAGATATGGTTCCAGTTGGAAAAGATCAAAAACAGCATCTGGAGATGACCCGGGACATAGCTACAAAATTCAATGAAAAATACACTGAAATTTTCAAACTGCCTGAACCTATGATCGTAGAAAGTACAGCTGTGGTCCCCGGGGTAGACGGGGCGAAGATGTCTAAATCGTATGGTAATACCATCGATATGTTTGCATCTAAGAAGATATTAAAGAAACAGGTAATGAGTATTGTAACAGATTCTACACCACTGGAAGACCCGAAAGATCCGGATAACAATGTAACTACCCTGTATAAATTATTTGCTACTCCTGAAAAGTTAGAGGAGATGAAAGAAAAATTCAGAGCCGGTAACTACGGATATGGTCATGCTAAAAAAGAACTTTTAGAAGCTGTCCTGGAGCACTTTGCAGAAGCAAGAACCAGACGTGAAGAATTAGTGGCTAACCCTGAATATGTAGATAAAATTTTGGCTGAGGGTGCAAAAAAGGCTCAGGCAATAGCTAAGGCTAAGATGGTAGAAGTTAAAAAGGCGGTAGGACTGATATAA
- a CDS encoding toxin-antitoxin system YwqK family antitoxin — protein MKKIITILLAVITLFGCSDKGSAEKIEFRKGLIYTHNGDMPYTGEAVLYYDDSNIESRGYSKNGKSDGEWTYYFYNGKVKRKGSYLNGKMDGLWIYYFHNGEVEGEVNYRDGKEI, from the coding sequence ATGAAAAAAATTATAACAATATTACTGGCAGTTATAACTTTATTTGGATGCAGCGATAAGGGGTCAGCGGAAAAAATAGAGTTTAGAAAAGGTCTTATCTATACCCACAACGGAGATATGCCCTACACAGGGGAAGCCGTTTTATACTATGATGACTCTAATATAGAGAGCAGGGGTTATTCTAAAAATGGGAAGTCCGACGGGGAGTGGACATATTATTTTTATAACGGAAAGGTAAAGAGAAAGGGAAGCTACCTAAACGGTAAGATGGATGGTCTGTGGATTTATTATTTTCATAACGGGGAAGTAGAGGGGGAAGTTAACTATAGAGATGGGAAGGAGATTTAA